The genomic interval TTCCGGGGAAGCGACGTGGTGGCGCGGGTAGGGGGAGACGAATTCGCCGTCGTACTGCCGGAGAGCGACAAAACGGTGGTCCAGAATGCCTGTCAGCGGATCGGGAGGCGATTGAGCGGCACAACCTGGACCATCCCGAACTGCCTTTCTGCTTGTCGATTGGTTTTATGGTCACCGACGAGGATGCAGAGAGCCTGGGCGACTTGTTCAGGGAGGCCGACAACTGCCCCGTATACTGAGCGCATAAAGTCAGAAAGACGGCGGCCGAAAAAGGAAAGAACAGGGTGAGTGTGTAACTAGTATGCAGGGTGCGTGTTCCGGGTTCCGCCTGGGCGGGGGGCACCGGGCGGGATAATGGAGCGCCTGATGGGGGAGGTTGCAGGCGGCGTGGGCAACATTCCGACCAAGCCGGCGGACGGCGTGGAGGCCGACCCCCGGTGCGGCAGGGCCTGGTGCCCGTACTGCGCGGACGCGCTGGAGTACGTCTGGGACGCCGCGCTACGGATCGCCCGCTGTCCGGGATGCGGGGTTAGTACCCGCGACTTTCACGTCATGCAGGCCAACGGTTTCTGGAATGAAGGCTTTAGGAAGCGGTTCGACGCCGGGGTGAAAAGGTCCCGGCGCAGGTGGGTCAAGGGCCGGGGGCAAATGCGGAGCCAGCGGGTGCTCTGGTTGCCGATACCTAGAGACCCCGGACCAGATTGACGCCGAGCACCAATGAAGACGATCTTTTGCTAACGGGGGTGCAGGACAAACCCGCGGACGACGTACTGCTTTCGGTCGCTGAAGGCCCAGACCCAGTCCATGGCGTGGACCGGGGTGAAAAGGCGGGTCAGGTTTTCCGGCACTGCCCCGGCATTCTTCAGGTGACTGTAGGTACGGAGCAGTCCCTCGACCGCCGCCGGGTCGATCTTTTCGGAATCCGGCGCGAGCGGGGCCGGCCCACAGTCCTTCCCGAGCCGGGCCGCATTCCATTCCAGGATGTCCGTGGCGAAAGCAACGGCGCCGGCGGGCGTAGCGGTGCCGGCGGGTGCGACGCTGCGGTGCATGATTTCGCCTAGCCGGTCGGACAGGGCCCGGGTGACGCCGGCGGCGGCGGCGTGGATCCGGTCCCGGATGGGGGAGTGGCCGGCCACCGCCCCGATGAAGGGTACGAACAGTTGGGTGGCCACGCAGACGGAGACCACCAGGTCGTAGCCGCAGCCGAGTTCGGGCGGCGGCGGCAGCCCGGCTTTTCTTCGGAGAGTGAGGAGGTAGCGGGCCAGGTCGGGCCACCGGCCGTGCCGGGCGAGGCGTACGACGGTTTCCGCCGCGCCCGAGGCGGCGAGCCCGGTCAGGTCGCCCGTGAGCAGGCGCACACCCGCCTTTTGGGGGGCGGTGAGTCTGCCCGCGCCCGCCGCCAGCGCGGTTTCGTCGAGGTCGAAGAGGGTCAGCTCGGTGAAGGTGTCGGCCAGGTGGCCGAGCGGGATGTCGTTGCCGTTGCCCGCCCCCAGCACCAGGCACCGCTCGCGGCGGGTCCCGGCGGCGGCCCGGTCCACCAGTTCCCGCACCAGCTCGCGGTGCCGCGTCCATCGGCCGTAGAAGGGCCGGGAAGCGTCGTTGCCCAGGCACAGCAACAGCCGGTACGCGTCCCGGTCGGCGGCGTCTTTGCCGCAGCACTGCAGGAATGCTCCCCCGGCGATACAGGAACACGGTTGGGACAAACGCTCCGCCACCCCTTCTCCGAAACGGCATTATTCCGCATTGTATCACTTCCGCACCGCGCCGACCCGCTAACGCGGGTACCCCGGCCCATCGCCGGCAGACACGGTCATAATAAGGTTACAAATACTAGTAATTAGGTCATAGTTGAACATATCCTCCGTTCGTCCGGCTGCCCGCCCGTCAGGTTTGACGGGCCTGAGGCTGGCGGTAGAGGAGCCTACAAGGCGATTCCCAAGAGGGAGAGCACATTCTGGATGCGGTTGCAGACCGTGGCCCGGTTGGAACCGGCAAAGAGCAAGCCCACAGCCCGGTTTTGCCCGTCCAGGACCAGGGAGCCGCTGTCTCCGGGGCTGCTCATCGGGCCGGTCAGAAATTGGTCTGTAAAGACGGCGGAACGCCCGCCGGAGAAACCTACCACCATCTTGACCGCGACATAGGTGACCTGCCCGTGGGTGAGCCCGGTGGTGCGCCCGCTCTTCTTAACCGCCATCCCCAACGCGGCTTCGGCCGTGCCCTGCACCACGCCGATTTCCAGGATTTCGGCTTTTACGTCCGCGGGGTCCAGCGGGGCGGCCACGGCGGCGTCCACCAGGTTCTCCCCGGTCTGTCGCTTGTAGATCTTTACAAAATAGTCCGGTTGGAAAAGGCGGACCAGGCGGTTTAAAGCCTTTTCAAACCGGCGCGCCGTGGGACAGCTGGGTTCCTGGCTTTGGCTTTCAAAGCGGATCGGGATGAATTTCAGGAGCCGCCCGATGGTGTCCATTTCGGGGTTGCCCTTGTCGTGGACGCCCGGCTGGACGATGGGGTCCCCGACGGTACAGCGGCCGTCGGTGCCGTTCGATTCGTTAGCGATTACGTGGTTGTTGGACAAAATCAACAGCCTGCCGGTAGATTGCTCGGTGACCTGAGCGCCCAGGGTCCCCGCCGTGACCCGGAAATGACCGACGCTTACCCCCGGCGGTGCGGGCCTCCACTTTTCCGTCCGCCCGGCGTGAATCTGAATCCGGCCCACTTCGACCACGTCGGTGGGCACATTCCCCAACTGCTTGGGGACCAGGGCAGCCGCCGGCAACGCCTGGGACGGCAGTTTTTCGCTGACGAACACTGCCAGGGACCTCTCCGAAGTATTTTTTTGCCCCGTGATTTTGTATCCCAGCCCAACTCCTACTACATTTGGCAGTAACATCAGTTGAGGCGCGTGGCGTTCAAGTACTGAACGATGGTTCTTCACGTTTTCCCACACCTTTCTTATGGTGGAATGATTTGCCTGGATGCTGGTGACAGTCTATGTGGGAGAGGAACAACAGGTGCCAAGCTGAAGAGCGGGCAATCGGCTTAGGCGGCGGAACGGCGACTCCCAAATGACACGATCAAGCCTTGTTGCCGACTGTAAAGCAAAATTTACGTAATCCTCACGCTCTCTTAACATTGCACCGGTAAAATAAGAGGCGTAAACCGGTCGGAAAGAGTGAGTGCGGATGACCGCGTCACTGGCAGTGAGCATTCGGCAACAGAATACATATCGTGTCGGCGAAAGTGCCGCTTTCCGTGCGGCCGACGAAATCACGGCGGACGCGGTTGACGGTTGTCTGGCCTTGGTGACGAGGGAAATCAATCAGTCCTTTGCTTTGTTGGACGCGGCCGTAAAACCGATGGTTGCTTCCAGAGAGACGACGGCGGTCCGGATTGTCTCGCATTTCGTGCAAACAGGTTTTTCGGAGAACCTGATGGAACGGATAAACACCATTTTCACGGCATCGTTGCAAGCGCGTTTCGACGGTGTTCGGACCGATGTGCAAATCACTTTGAGTGATGATGTCCTGCCTCCCGTGGACTGGTTGTCCGAGGCTTTTTATGAGCGGCGCAGAACACGATTTGTGCAGCGTCTGATGTCGGCCTTGGCGGAAAACAGTATTCAACTAACCATGGAGACCATTTCTGCGGGAAAAGTGAGCAGCGGTACGTGCAAGCGCTTGGATATCGGCGGCACGTTGGTCCGGATGCTGATGGACAGGGTGGTGCACGAGGACTTCATTGGATAACCTGGGCAAAAAAATCACCGTGAGTTGCCTGGCCGCCTGTGGCTTGGTGGTGGCCATCGGTCTCATAAACGGTCAGCCGCCGCTGCAAATCATCCGCACGGGTATCAGTTTGGCGGTTGGGGCCATACCGGAGGGATTGCCCGCCGTCGTTACGATTGCCATGGCCTTCGGCGTACACCGGATGGCGAGGAAGAACATGGTCGTCCGCAAGCTGAATGCCGTAGAAACGCTTGGTTCTGCCACCGTGATCTGCACGGACAAGACCGGAACGCTGACCAAGAACGAAATGACGGTGACGGACATTGTGGGCTATAGCCGGCATTGGCAGGTTACCGGGGAAGGATATCTGCCCCAGGGGCGGTTTCACAGCCAAGGCCGCGTGGTTGATCCCGCTCAGGATGCGGAACTGCGCCAAATCCTCAGCATTTGCACCTTATGCAATAACGCCGGCTATGACGGCGACAACGGCCATATTCAGGGTGATCCAACCGAAGCGGCGTTGAAGGATCCGCCCAAACCGGGGGTCAAACAAGCGGTAGCCAAATGCCGCCGGGCCGGGGTCAAGGTTTTGATGATCACCGGGGACCACCCCGCCACCGGTATGGCTATTGCCAGGCAACTGGACATTTTGCGGCATGGTCGCCTGCTGACCGGCAGCGACATTGAAAAAATGAGCGAGGAAGCACTAGGTGAATGTCTTGAACGAGTGGAAGTGTGTGCGCGTGCCACGCCGGAGCATAAGCTGCGCATTGTGCGCGTGCTGAAACGAAACGGTCATGTGGTCGCCATGACGGGTGATGGGGTTAACGATGCGCCGGCGGTCAAAGAAGCCGATGTGGGCATCGCTATGGGTTGAGCGGCACGGAAGTGACCAAAAGCGCCTCTTCCATTGTACTGACCGACGATAACTTTGCCACTATTGTTGCCGCACTGGAAGAAGGGCGCAAGCAAGCTATAGACAAGGATATTGCGGCGGTCGAGCACAGTCCCGCAGGAGGGAGCCATGGAAGAGAAACTGACGGTTTTGCGAACAAAACTTCGTGAAGCGATAAGCCTCTTGAAAGAAGCCGTGGAAATCAGCCTGGAAATGAAAGCGGCGGGAACTGTTGCCGAACGTGAAGCAAACGGGTTGTGGAGCCTGTTTTTACAGGAATTCTTGGCGTATGCAAAAAAAACGTAGCCGCGAAACAAAACAAAACTTTTTGGCGGGAATACGTTTGCCCCGCTGAGTTGGGGTGACGATACGCAACGGCGGCCACGATCAGCCTTGAGCCGGCGGCGCTCTTGATCTTCTTGGGAAAAAGCAAGGACAATAAGCGCCAGGTTACGCGGACCCGAGACCCTGGCGGGTGCCGGGAGCGGCCGGGGCCGGGCGCGACTAGTTAGGCCGACCCCCTGTCGCGGGCGAATGCCTTTCCTACCGGTGGTCGTAGACTACGCAGGTCCCGGCGATAAGGTCGTGCAAGCCGCGCTTTTCCTTATGGAAGGCCACCAACACGAAGCCCAGCCCCAAAAGGAGCGCGCTGACCGTATAGCCGAGCAGGCAGCGCAGCAGCGCCTTGCCGTAGCCGAATTCCTGCCGGTCCCGGTAGGTGACGATCCTAATGCCCATGATCTTTTTTCCGGGCGTCTTGCCGCCCCAGTGCACCCAGAAGGCGACCGTGACGGAGACCGAGAGCAGGAAATTCACGAAGTCGGCCCGGCCGGAGGTCGCCCCGCCGGTATACCATTCCCAGCCGAAGAGGGAGGAGACGAAGATGGTGATGGGAATGCCCAGGATGAAGCCGTCCAGAATCGTGGCCACCGCCCGGACCCAGAAACCGGCGTATTCCACCGGTACCGCCGGTACCACCGGTTGCTCCGGGTGGTCGAATTGGTCCTGATCGTACATACCTTCAAACCTCCTTGGTGGTCATGTTACTGCCACAATATATGCGGCCGCCCGCGGTCTAGGAGACCGCTGCAAAACTGCGCCTGGCTTTGTCAGGCTCGCCGTCCGATGCTCACGTACCACCCAGTACGCTCCGCGCCGTCCGGCTTCGCCGCATCAAGCCATGCTTGTTTTTCGCGGCCTCCAGTCTTTTGGAATAGTTATCCA from Bacillota bacterium carries:
- a CDS encoding HAD-IC family P-type ATPase, producing MDNLGKKITVSCLAACGLVVAIGLINGQPPLQIIRTGISLAVGAIPEGLPAVVTIAMAFGVHRMARKNMVVRKLNAVETLGSATVICTDKTGTLTKNEMTVTDIVGYSRHWQVTGEGYLPQGRFHSQGRVVDPAQDAELRQILSICTLCNNAGYDGDNGHIQGDPTEAALKDPPKPGVKQAVAKCRRAGVKVLMITGDHPATGMAIARQLDILRHGRLLTGSDIEKMSEEALGECLERVEVCARATPEHKLRIVRVLKRNGHVVAMTGDGVNDAPAVKEADVGIAMG
- a CDS encoding diguanylate cyclase; translated protein: MRHALLRSAAGVLQQVFRGSDVVARVGGDEFAVVLPESDKTVVQNACQRIGRRLSGTTWTIPNCLSACRLVLWSPTRMQRAWATCSGRPTTAPYTERIKSERRRPKKERTG
- a CDS encoding RDD family protein; translation: MYDQDQFDHPEQPVVPAVPVEYAGFWVRAVATILDGFILGIPITIFVSSLFGWEWYTGGATSGRADFVNFLLSVSVTVAFWVHWGGKTPGKKIMGIRIVTYRDRQEFGYGKALLRCLLGYTVSALLLGLGFVLVAFHKEKRGLHDLIAGTCVVYDHR